From Skermanella sp. TT6, a single genomic window includes:
- a CDS encoding MBL fold metallo-hydrolase: protein MSRNGLFLSRREMLIGASAAGVVGSLAGPLGNPAFARAPMLNTQAPYFYRFKLGDAEGTIVSDGTLPLGDPRKNFTGLSEEEIQRQLHDNFLPGDNAVLEQNVLVLNTGDRLVLFDTGMGSLQLFGPTTGKLMNNLRQAGIDPKDIDAVVMSHAHIDHCGGCMADDGTRNFPNAQYYITQADYEFWTDETKVPAQFKVFLDTAVKNLSPNRDRIKFIKDGEEFLPGIHAILAPGHTVGHTIFMINSGNSSLCYIADLAHHPVLLLEKPLTEFMYDTDPKQSAQSRMKMLTMLAANRTPILAYHFAWPGIGHVAKHGEGFRYHPQGMKMEL, encoded by the coding sequence ATGTCCAGGAATGGGTTGTTTCTGTCGCGCCGCGAGATGCTGATCGGAGCCTCCGCCGCCGGCGTCGTGGGAAGCCTGGCGGGACCGCTGGGAAATCCCGCCTTCGCCCGGGCCCCGATGCTCAATACCCAGGCTCCCTATTTCTACCGGTTCAAGCTGGGCGATGCCGAAGGGACCATCGTGTCGGACGGCACCCTGCCGCTGGGCGATCCCCGCAAGAACTTCACCGGCCTCTCCGAAGAGGAGATCCAGCGCCAGCTTCACGACAACTTCCTGCCGGGCGACAACGCCGTGCTGGAGCAGAACGTGCTCGTGCTCAATACCGGCGACCGTCTCGTGCTGTTCGACACCGGCATGGGAAGCCTTCAGCTTTTCGGGCCGACCACGGGCAAGCTGATGAACAACCTCCGGCAGGCCGGCATCGATCCGAAGGACATCGACGCCGTGGTCATGTCGCACGCCCATATCGACCATTGCGGCGGCTGCATGGCCGACGACGGCACTCGGAACTTCCCGAACGCCCAGTACTACATCACCCAGGCCGACTACGAGTTCTGGACGGATGAGACCAAGGTGCCGGCCCAGTTCAAGGTCTTCCTGGATACGGCCGTCAAGAACCTCTCCCCCAACCGCGACCGGATCAAGTTCATCAAGGACGGCGAGGAATTCCTGCCCGGCATCCACGCGATCCTGGCACCGGGGCATACCGTCGGGCACACGATCTTCATGATCAATTCAGGCAACAGCTCCCTGTGCTACATCGCGGACCTGGCGCATCACCCCGTCCTGCTGCTGGAAAAGCCGCTGACCGAATTCATGTACGATACCGACCCCAAGCAGTCGGCCCAGTCCCGCATGAAGATGCTGACCATGCTGGCGGCGAACCGGACGCCGATCCTCGCCTACCATTTCGCGTGGCCCGGCATCGGCCACGTGGCGAAGCACGGCGAGGGCTTCCGCTACCATCCCCAGGGCATGAAGATGGAGCTCTGA
- a CDS encoding calcium-binding protein, translated as MWTFDKDEDVLFIASDEVRTLDRLQTVGGNNIVLIGGKFEPKSHGSAAGTLNFTKVNGSVYVEGVHIDHRHVGGKDAINFYGAAGKRADFILQNSLIENVKGSYHGIHGDVFQPQGPVGDLKFFNVTGTTTYQGLFLQPRDPIGSVTLENVEMRKLPGGDAKSWLYYFAQPGDQKYPVSFKNVLVTEQPGQRAEYNSVYPSAWLDGAVRKGDTITFPNHPYTGSIKVGTVGFVSAGEVGLNFDRSGYGNGELSSSGAFRGSTADDVFKGDYDRDLVDYSWVKSGVVVDLSLGKASGGGGNDRLSGIDNVIGSPYADRLIGDDDPSVLVGNAGNDTLIGNGGADHLSGGSGNDLLDGGTGADKMIGGAGDDIFVVDNPRDVTEEHAGEGRDTVQSSISWTLGSAIENLTITSSAGLTGRGNREANVIRGGDGPDKLHGLDGNDSLLGGDGNDHLYGGAGADILQGGAGRDVLKGGDGNDILTGGAGMDRLYGGSGADVFVFETTRDSPPGWGQRDSILDFQRGSDRIDLTGIDANSAAGGNQAFTFIGEARFGKVAGQLAWSKVKDFKLVQGDVDGDGRPDFEIQVYGIAAVEKSMFLL; from the coding sequence GTGTGGACCTTCGACAAGGACGAAGACGTTCTCTTCATCGCTTCGGACGAGGTCAGGACGCTGGACCGGCTTCAGACGGTCGGCGGCAACAACATCGTCCTGATCGGCGGCAAGTTCGAGCCCAAGTCGCACGGTTCCGCGGCGGGCACCCTCAATTTCACCAAGGTGAACGGCTCGGTCTATGTCGAGGGCGTGCATATCGACCACCGGCATGTCGGCGGGAAGGATGCGATCAATTTCTACGGCGCCGCCGGCAAGCGGGCCGACTTCATCCTGCAGAACTCCCTGATCGAGAACGTGAAGGGCAGCTATCACGGGATACACGGCGACGTGTTCCAGCCCCAGGGACCGGTCGGCGATCTCAAGTTCTTCAACGTCACCGGCACGACCACCTACCAGGGCCTGTTCCTCCAGCCGAGGGACCCGATCGGGTCCGTAACCCTCGAGAACGTCGAGATGCGGAAGCTGCCGGGCGGCGATGCGAAGTCTTGGCTGTACTACTTCGCCCAGCCCGGCGACCAGAAATACCCGGTTTCCTTCAAGAACGTCCTGGTGACGGAGCAGCCCGGCCAGAGAGCCGAGTACAACTCGGTCTACCCATCGGCCTGGCTGGACGGCGCGGTCCGCAAGGGCGACACCATAACCTTCCCGAACCATCCCTATACCGGGTCGATCAAGGTGGGGACGGTCGGATTCGTTTCGGCGGGGGAAGTGGGGCTGAATTTCGACCGTTCCGGCTACGGCAATGGGGAACTGTCCTCTTCCGGTGCCTTCCGCGGCTCCACCGCCGACGACGTGTTCAAGGGTGACTACGACCGGGATCTGGTCGACTACAGCTGGGTGAAGTCGGGCGTTGTCGTCGATCTCTCGCTCGGAAAGGCGAGCGGCGGGGGCGGAAACGACCGCCTGAGCGGCATCGACAACGTGATCGGTTCGCCCTACGCGGACCGCCTGATCGGCGACGACGATCCCAGCGTGCTGGTCGGCAATGCGGGAAACGACACCCTGATCGGCAATGGGGGAGCCGACCACCTGTCCGGCGGCAGCGGGAACGATCTCCTGGACGGCGGGACGGGTGCCGACAAGATGATCGGAGGGGCCGGAGACGATATCTTCGTCGTCGACAATCCCCGCGACGTGACCGAGGAGCATGCCGGGGAGGGGCGGGATACCGTCCAATCCTCGATCTCCTGGACCTTGGGTTCCGCGATCGAGAACCTGACGATCACCTCCTCGGCGGGGCTGACCGGCCGGGGCAACAGGGAAGCCAACGTCATCCGGGGTGGTGACGGCCCCGACAAGCTGCACGGCCTCGACGGCAACGACAGCCTCCTGGGAGGCGACGGCAACGACCATCTCTACGGAGGCGCCGGCGCGGATATCCTCCAGGGCGGCGCCGGCAGGGATGTCCTCAAGGGCGGCGACGGCAACGACATCCTGACGGGGGGAGCGGGCATGGACCGGCTCTATGGCGGAAGCGGGGCGGACGTTTTCGTCTTCGAGACGACCAGGGACAGTCCTCCCGGCTGGGGACAGCGGGACAGCATCCTCGACTTCCAGCGGGGCTCCGACCGCATCGACCTGACCGGGATCGACGCCAACTCGGCGGCCGGCGGAAACCAGGCCTTCACCTTCATCGGCGAGGCACGCTTCGGCAAGGTCGCCGGGCAACTCGCCTGGTCCAAGGTCAAGGACTTCAAGCTCGTGCAGGGGGACGTGGATGGTGACGGCCGGCCGGACTTCGAAATCCAGGTCTACGGCATCGCGGCCGTCGAGAAATCCATGTTCCTGCTCTGA